One window of the Xiphophorus hellerii strain 12219 chromosome 15, Xiphophorus_hellerii-4.1, whole genome shotgun sequence genome contains the following:
- the fam228a gene encoding protein FAM228A isoform X1, translating to MFQNYMAAVKETTERRWSIAQPSVRAKSSLACVKPGTWNLVPSLCGPRYSFKQDQLCHPSFRQLQAKIKEENEEVQELLERLSNRENGFMKEKESFLTQRNIEELRKKELIHKRWTENVWFPIQMRVENHTSSCYFMDSMRHQIMHSHYLLHCQSKIRTSGSREIRQLNLQLKKKLKRPSCACQAGSKPTSNKTLERPQTGSSLTNSLMSQD from the exons ATGTTTCAGAACTACATGGCTGCTGTGAAAGAAACCACAGAAAGGAGATGGAGTATAGCTCAGCCGAGTGTGAGGGCAAAGAGCAGTTTGGCGTGTGTCAAACCAGGAACATGGAATCTGGTCCCATCTCTTTGCGGGCCAAGGTACAGCTTTAAACAGGATCAGCTCTGTCATCCCTCCTTCAGGCAACTGCAG GCTaagataaaagaggaaaacgAGGAGGTACAAGAATTACTTGAGCGTTTATCAAATCGAGAAAATGGGTTCATGAAG gaGAAGGAGTCTTTCCTGACTCAGAGAAACATAGAAGAGCTCAGGAAGAAGGAGCTCATACACAAGCGCTGGACTGAAAACGTGTGGTTTCCCATCCAGATGAGAGTGGAGAACCATACCTCCTCCTGCTACTTCATGGACTCCATGAGACACCAAATCATGCACAGTCATTACCTCCTACACTGTCAATCTAAG ATAAGAACATCGGGCTCAAGGGAGATACGTCAATTAAatcttcaattaaaaaaaaaacttaagagaCCATCTTGTGCTTGTCAAGCAG GATCTAAACCCACCTCCAATAAAACCTTGGAGCGACCTCAGACTGGTTCCTCTCTTACCAACTCTCTGATGTCTCAAGACTAA
- the fam228a gene encoding protein FAM228A isoform X2 produces MAAVKETTERRWSIAQPSVRAKSSLACVKPGTWNLVPSLCGPRYSFKQDQLCHPSFRQLQAKIKEENEEVQELLERLSNRENGFMKEKESFLTQRNIEELRKKELIHKRWTENVWFPIQMRVENHTSSCYFMDSMRHQIMHSHYLLHCQSKIRTSGSREIRQLNLQLKKKLKRPSCACQAGSKPTSNKTLERPQTGSSLTNSLMSQD; encoded by the exons ATGGCTGCTGTGAAAGAAACCACAGAAAGGAGATGGAGTATAGCTCAGCCGAGTGTGAGGGCAAAGAGCAGTTTGGCGTGTGTCAAACCAGGAACATGGAATCTGGTCCCATCTCTTTGCGGGCCAAGGTACAGCTTTAAACAGGATCAGCTCTGTCATCCCTCCTTCAGGCAACTGCAG GCTaagataaaagaggaaaacgAGGAGGTACAAGAATTACTTGAGCGTTTATCAAATCGAGAAAATGGGTTCATGAAG gaGAAGGAGTCTTTCCTGACTCAGAGAAACATAGAAGAGCTCAGGAAGAAGGAGCTCATACACAAGCGCTGGACTGAAAACGTGTGGTTTCCCATCCAGATGAGAGTGGAGAACCATACCTCCTCCTGCTACTTCATGGACTCCATGAGACACCAAATCATGCACAGTCATTACCTCCTACACTGTCAATCTAAG ATAAGAACATCGGGCTCAAGGGAGATACGTCAATTAAatcttcaattaaaaaaaaaacttaagagaCCATCTTGTGCTTGTCAAGCAG GATCTAAACCCACCTCCAATAAAACCTTGGAGCGACCTCAGACTGGTTCCTCTCTTACCAACTCTCTGATGTCTCAAGACTAA